The following nucleotide sequence is from Dialister pneumosintes.
AGGAATCTATCAAATACCCCTTAAAATGAGGTTTCAGCTCCATAGTAGGAACCGGAATAACATGTTTTCCTTCTTTAAATCTGGCCTCATTTGCTTTTTTTATTTCATCCGGTCTTGCAATATCTTCAATATGTACATACTTTGTAGGTTCCGGAAGATCTAAAGCTGCAGTAATACGTATAACCATACGATCTGATGTCCCAAGAACTAATATTCTTTCAGGTCGAATTCTCGCTAATGCAGTTTTTACATCTTGTACTTGTTTGGGATCTTGAAAAATAGCACGTCGAACCGCTGCCACTTTGCTTGCTTCCTTTTTAGCAGAAGCCCCTGCTACCAAACGATTACGATAAATGAGAATTCCATCATCAATAATACAGGATGCATGATTTTCATAAGCAACTACAAGTGCTCGATCACTTTTCCCTGTTCCTGGTGGACCAATCAGTGCAACTACTTCCATTTTTTATCCTCCAGCTTTATGGATACTCTATACAAAAATATAATAAATCTTAAATTATTGCTCACCAATAATACGAACTTCTGTTTCAATATCTACATTATATCGTTCTTTCACTCGATACTGAATTTCTTCAATAAGATGCAACATATCCTTGCAAGACGCTTTCCCTTTATTAATTAAAAATCCTGCATGTTTAGTGCTAACAGAAGCATCTCCTACAGAAAATCCTTTTAAACCCAAACTTTCAATCATATGTCCTACATAATGCCCTTCCGGTCTTTTAAATGTTGAACCGGCACTTTTAGCATCTAAAGGTTGCTTATTTCTGCGACGAGTATTAAAATCATCCATTTTCATTTTAATAGAAGTAGTGGTTGCGGGCTGTAAAGAAATCGATACCTCTATAATAATTTCATGATTATCCATGAATGCACTATGCCTATAAGCATAACGTATTTCATCTCCTTCATATCGATGAAATATCCCTTCTCTATCACAAGAAGTTATACCGGTAACGACCTGTGACATTTCGCCTCCATAAGCACCTGCATTCATATAAGCAGCTCCACCAATAGTTCCCGGAATTCCACTTGCAAACTCCAAGCCTGAAAGTCCATATTGCAACGCAATAGCAGCTGTACGAATAGTACTGACACCGGCTTCTACAATAAGAGTATTATCCACCTTATTCACTTGTTGCATTCGTGAAGTAACCAATACAACTCCACGAATACCTTTATCCCTCACCAGTAAATTAGCACCGCCACCAATAACTATAAAAGGAATTTTTTCTTTTGATAATATATGTACAACTTGTGAAAGCTCTTCACGTGTATTTGGTAACACTAAACAATCAGCAGGCCCACCAATCCCCAAAGTAGTGTGTCGACTCATGGGTTCTGATAATTTAATTTGATTTGTATTTAAAATATTCTTAAAAAGATTAAAATTCATATATTTCTCTTTTCATTATATTTGCTTATATTAGTAATTTATATAATTTATATTATATCTACTCATCTAAATAATGTCTATTTTCCTATATTCGTTGCTTTATGATTATAAAAAAGAACCGGTATTACCGGTTCTTTGGGTATTACAATTTATATCAAGTTGTCTGTAGGATTGTATAGATTTTGAATTCTATTTTACTGTTTCTGTACGAGCTTAAGATCGATAGCAATATTCTTTTCAACGCTTTCGCCTTTAGCTAATTTAACAGCAGCATCTACACCCATTTCACCCATCTTATCAGGTTGTTGTGCAATAGTAGCCACTAAATCGCCATCTTCAACAGCCTTCATTCCATCTTCTGTGCCATCAAAACCAACAATCATAATATTCTTGTTAGCACTCTTTGCTGCACTGATTGCTCCTAAAGCCATTTCATCATTGTGAGCAAAAATAGCTTTAATTCCGGCATTAGCTTGAATCATATTTTCAGCTACTGTTAAACCTTTGCTTCTATCAAAATCAGCACTCTGTTTTGCCAATACTTTTAATTTATTGTCAGCAATGTTATGGAAACCTTCTCCACGTTCACGTGTAGCAGAAGCTCCCGGAATACCTTCTAACTCTGCTACTTCAGCACCTTCTCCTAATTTTTGAACCAAGAAGTCTGCAGCCATTTCACCACCCTTGATATTATTGGAGGCAATATGAGTTGCTACGTCACCGGAATCAGAAGAACGATCTACTGTAATTACAGGTATTTTTGCTTCATTAGCAGAAATAACGGAATTACCTACTGCTGCAGAGTCTACAGGATTTACTATAAGAACATCGACATGTTGCTGAATTAAATCAGAAATATCATTAGCCTGTTTTGCGGGATCATTTTGTGCATCAACAATTTTGACTTCCACTCCCTGTTTTGCAGCTTCTGCTTTTACACTATCCGCCATCTTAACAAAGAATGGATTATTTTGTGTAGATACGGAGAAACCAATAATTACTTTTTTATCAGAAGAAGCGGCTTTATCATCAGAAGAGCCACAGCCAGCAACAGAAAGAAGTGCTGCACCAATCATGCAAGACAATACTACTTTTTTTAACACCAAAATGTACCTCCTTACGATTTCTTGCGATCCATAAGTACTGCAAGAAGAATAACAATCCCTTTGACAACTTGTTGATAAAAACTGGAAACATTTAATATATTAAGCCCATTATTAAGTGTTGCTATAATTAATGCACCTATCAATGTACCGGAAACACTCCCTTTACCACCGGACATACTAGTTCCACCTAAAACTACAGCTGCAATAGCATCTAATTCATAACCAACACCTGCTGTCGGCTGTGCAGAATTTAAACGAGAAGTTAAAATAACTCCTGCCAATGCACATAAGCAACCGGATAAAGCATATGCAAAAATTTTTACACGATTTATTTTTATGCCGGAAATAAAAGAAACTTTTTCATTTCCTCCCACAGCATAGGTTTGGCGTCCTAAAGGTGTTTTTCCAAGAACTAAATATAAGATACCGAAAGTAAAGAGCATTATAATTGCCGGTACCGGTATATCTAAAAGATACCCTTGACCAATGGCTTTAAAAACAGCATCTGTAGTTAAACCGCTAATCGGATTCCCATTAGTAAATACAAGAGTAGCACCTCGGTAGACCGTCATAGTCGCTAATGTTGCAATAAAAGGAACTACCTTCCCATATGCAATAATAATACCATTAACCAGCCCTAAACCAACACCAGCAACAACCGATAATAAAACCGCTACTTCCGGATTCATTCCGTTTGTAATGGCACTGGCCATAAATACACTGGATAAAGCCAAAATACTTCCTACGGATAAGTCAATTCCACCGGTAAGAATAACAAAAGTCATCCCAAATGCAATCAAAGCATTAATAGATACTTGCCGAAGTAAATTTTTGATATTTGCCGGATTAATAAAATCATTATTGAGTACTGCCAACACAATAAAAAGAATAACTAAACCTATGAACGGCCCCATTTCTCTGGCTAAATTTTTAAATTTTTCAGAACTCATTTTACATTCCTCCTGTAGCCAGTGTAATAACACGTTCTTGTGTAGCATCCTGACCATCTATAATGCCTGCAACTGAACCTTCATGAATAACCATAATTCTATCACTCATACCTATAATTTCAGGCAATTCAGAAGATACCATAATGATACTCACACCTTGCTCTGTCAGTCGGTTCATTAAATCATAAATATCTTTCTTTGCTCCGACATCAATTCCTCGAGTCGGCTCATCTAAAATGACTAATCTCGGTTTCATTCCAAGCCATTTCGCAATAACCACTTTCTGCTGATTACCGCCGGAAAGTGTTCCGGCAGGAAGACGAATATCTTGTGCTTTTACACCAAGAGCTTTAGAAAGTCTGCTGGAGAATTCGAATTCTTTTTTATCATCAATCCACCCTCTGGATGCCAACCTACTATCACTTGACAATGCAATATTTTTTGCAATAGAAAAATCAAGAATCAACCCTTCTGTTTTTCTGTTTTCTGTTACAAAGCCAAATCCATAAGCAATAGCATCCTTTGGTTTTTTTATTTGAATTTCTTTATCCATCCAGAAAATTTTACCGGATTGATGTTCATCTACACCGAAAATAGAACGCATAATTTCTGTACGTCCGGCACCCATTAATCCTGCCACACCGAGAATTTCACCTTTTCTCAAAGAAAATGATATATCGTTAAATACCCCTTCTCGAGTAAAATTCTCCACTCTAAAAATTTCTTCTCCGGGTACAGCTGTTCTCTTAGGGTAAAATTCAGACATCGTACGCCCCACCATATCCATTACAATTTGTTCCATGGTAGTTTCCTGTGTCGGTCGAGTGCTAATTGTTTGCCCATCACGCATAACGGTTATCATATCACAATTAGCAAATACTTCTTCCATACGATGTGAGATATAAATAATAGAAACACCTTGCTTTTTAAGTTTTCCCATCACCTCAAATAAGCAATCAGTTTCTCTTTCTGTTAAGGCCGCGGTAGGTTCATCCATAATAACCACTTTTGCATCCGATAAGAGAGCACGAATAATCTCCACCATCTGTTGCTGTCCTACCGAACAATTCCCGGCAATTTCATCAAGAGGCAGACTAATCCCCACTTCATTACATTTATTAAGAGCTATCTCTTTCATCTTCTTAAAATCAACAAATCCTAATGCAGTTTTGGGTTGATTCATCATAAAAAGATTCTCTAAAACTGATAAATTTTGCCATATATTGAGTTCTTGATGTATAAAAGCAATACCATGCTTTTCTGCTTCTAAATTATTTTTAAAAACCATCTCTTTCCCGTCTACAAGAATAGAACCTGTATCTGCCTTAAGCAAGCCGGTTAAGATGTTCATCATCGTAGATTTTCCGGCACCGTTCTCACCCATTAAAGCATGAATTTCTCCGGTTCGAAGATGAAAATTTACTCCACATAAAACTTTATTCTGTCCGAAAGACTTGGTTATTTCTTTCAGAATAATATCCATTATCTACTACCTCTTCCTTCTTATTAGAAGATTACTCCGGATTCAAAAATAACATTAGAAAACGGAGTAATTTCTCCAGTACGAATTATAGCTTTTGACTGCTTTGTCATTTTTTTAAATTCTTCATGCTCGGAGAGAACTACCCACTCTACTTCAGTTACCGGAAATACAGAGTGTAATGCTTTCCACTGTGTAGGATTCTGTATTTCCATTTCCTTTGCTACATAAATTCTTTCCACTTGCATATACTTGGCTACTTCTTTAACGACTTCAATAAACTCAGGTTTTCCTAAAGTGAGAGCTAAATCTATTTTCAGCACATTATCAGGTACCGGTAATCCACAATCCCCAATAGTAATTTGATCGGTATGCCCTAAATCAGATAACACTTTAGCTATATGGCTATTTAGAATCCCTATTTTTTGCATAATAACATGTCCTCCAATTCCTCTCGCAAAGGCATACCACCTTGTGCTCCAATTTTTTGAACCGAATAGGCCGCTGCTGCATTGGCAAATGCAATCGCCTCTTTAATAGGTAACCCCTCTGTTATACTAACAGCAAAAGCACCATTAAAAGTATCCCCTGCGCCCGTAGTATCTACTACCGGCACTTTTATTCCTGGAATAATTACTGTATGATTTCCTTGCTGATTATAAGCTACACCTTCTGCCCCTATTGTCATAATCATTTTATCCGGATACATAGCCAAAATTTCATCTCTAGTCTGTCCTTCAAACAAAAGTTTTGCTTCATGCTCATTAGGTGTAATATATGCAACAGACTGCATCCATTCACGAGGAGTTTCTGTAAAAGGAGCCGGATTTAAAAGCACTTTAATCCCTTGTTCTTTACATTTTTTAATAACATATGCAATAGTATCCATCGGTATTTCATATTGAAGTAGTACTATTTCAGCAGTTGAAATTATTGACCATGCTCTATCAATTTCTTCAATGCCTACCAAATCATTAGCACCTTTAAGAACAATAATACTATTATCTCCTTCTGCCAGTGTAATATGTGCAGTTCCTGTAGATACACCTTTCTTGGTAATTACATAGGTAGTGTCAACACGATTTTCATGCAAACTCTCTATCATCATCTGACCATAAGCATCATCACCAACACATCCCACCATATACACTTTAGCGCCTAACCGAGCTGCAGCAACTGCTTGATTAGCACCTTTGCCACCGGGAGATACTAACAGCTTATTTCCAATGATAGTTTCTCCTGCATGAGGTCTACGTGAAGCTTCTACAGTAATATCTACATTACAACTACCAATAACTGCAATATGCATAGTACCCTCCATAAAAATGTACTCTATCCAACTTCTAATGATAAATCATTTTCAGTTAATTTGTCTACATTTATGCATACATATAAAATATAGCTTAACGTATAAAGTATAAAACATAATAAAAATGCCACCTCCATAAGTGACATTTTCATTATAAGACCTTCATACATAATAATATTATTCTTCTACCATTGTCATCGCTCTAGGATTTACATGTTCATCATATTCTTCAGCAGTCAAATATCCCAAAGCTATAGCTGCTTCTTTAAGAGTTAAATTCTCATCAAAAGCTTTATTAGCAATATCCGCCGCCCTGTCATGTCCAATAACAGGAGATAATGCAGTAACCAACATCAATGAACGCTGTACCAACTCGTTCATTTTCTCTTCAATAGGTTTAATTCCACGAGCACAATGTTTATTGAAAGAATATAAGGACTGTCCCAAAAGTTTTACAGACTCAATAAATGCGTCCGCCATAACAGGAGCAAAAACATTAAGCTCAAAATTTCCTTGTGATGCCCCCATAGAAATAACCGATTGGTTACCATGAACACGACAGGTAACCATAGTTACCGCTTCACATTGTGTCGGATTTACTTTCCCCGGCATAATGGAAGATCCCGGTTCATTAGCCGGTATAGAAATTTCTCCCAAACCTGCCTTAGGTCCACTAGCTAACATTCTAACATCATTAGCAATCTTCATAGCATTCATTGCTAAAGCTTCTAAAGCACCATGTGCAAATACCATCGCATCACGACCGGTAAGTGCATAAAATTTATTTTCCTCTGAATAAAACGGTAATCCCATTTGTATAGAAATTTCTGAAGAAACAGCTTCTCCAAATCCTTTAGGTGCATTCAATCCTGTACCTACAGCAGTCCCGCCAATAGCAAGTCCTAATAAATGCTGTTCAGCAGCTTTAATCATATGCTTACAATGTCTAAGCATACTCATCCATCCGGACATTTCCTGACCAAGAGTCAAGGGAACTGCATCTTGCAAATGAGTACGACCAATCTTTACAACATGCATGTATTTTTCACTTCTAAGCTGGAATGTAGTAATTAACTCATCTAACGGATTATATAAATAATCATGCAAAGCTCTAACGGCCGCTATATGCATAGCTGTTGGAAAGGTATCATTGGAAGATTGCGAGCAGTTTACATCATCATTAGGATGCACTACTTTATCACTGCCTGCTGCTTGTAATTTTTCAGTAGCAATATGAGCAACAACTTCATTAACATTCATGTTTGTTTGTGTTCCGGATCCAGTTTGATAAATCACTAACGGAAATTCATCATCCCATTGTCCTTTGATAATTTCATCACAAGTTTCCATAATCGCATCTTTTTTAAAGCGATCTATTTTCCCCATATCAAAATTAACTTTTGCGGCACATTTTTTAAGTACTGCCATTGCATAAATAATTTCTTTGGGCATTCTTTCCCCAATCTTAAAGTTCTGATAAGATCTTTCTGTTTGAGCTCCCCATTTATGTTCTGCAGGAACTAAAACTTCACCCAAAGCATCAAATTCTTTTCTAAATTCCATGAATGCCACTCCTTTAACAACAAGTTAAATCGATAAAATATATTTTTATTCTAACACGTTATGATGTTTGCGTGAATAGACTACTTCCGATAAGTTCACTATTCATGCTATGATATATGTAAATAAAAACTTTGCATTCCTCTATCTATTCTACCTATTTTATTTTAAGTATGTTATAATACTTTTACATCATTTTGCAATTTTGATTTATGGCAGTCTTCGGGACCTATGCAATAAGGCCCCATGAATCCTGTCAGGTCCGAGAGGAAGCATCAGTAAGTGGTACGTTTTATGTGCCATAGTATATCCTGAAGGCTGTCATAAATCAGAATTGCAATTTTTATTGGAGGCAACATGGCTTATTTAGCTCTATATCGTAAATGGCGTCCATCTACATTTACGGAAGTTATTGGACAAAAACATATTGCTATTCCTTTAGAACGTGCTCTTTCCGAAAATCGCTTGGCTCATGCATATTTATTTTCAGGTCCTCGTGGTACAGGTAAAACAAGTATGGCACGAATCCTCGCCAAAGCAGTAAATTGTTTAGAACCGGATAGAGTAAATCCTTGCAATCACTGTCAAAACTGTGAAAGTATTAATCACGGCTCAAGTCTAGATGTATATGAAATTGATGCTGCATCTAATCGAGGCATTGATGATATACGATCACTTCGTGAATCAGTAATGGCTCTACCTTCCACTTCTAAATATAAGGTATATATTATTGACGAAGTACATATGTTATCTAAAGAAGCATTTAACGCTTTATTAAAAACATTGGAAGAACCACCTGCTCATGTAGTGTTTATACTGGCAACAACAGATCCTCAAAAAATTCCTACGACCATTCTTTCTCGTTGCCAAAGTTATGAATTCCATCGTATTTCCATAAAAGACATCAGCAATCATCTTTTATATGTTGCTAAAGAGACAGGATTTAATCTGGATAAGGAAGCCGCTAATTTAATTGCGGTAAAAGCAGAAGGTGGATTGCGTGATGCGCTTTCCATTTTAGACAAATGTATAAGCTCCACAAATAAAAAAAGCATCTCATCTGATTTTATTTACAACATCTTAGGACTTACACAAAAAGATGCCTTAATTACTATGGCTAATCATATTTTTTCTCACGAAAAAGGAAAAGTATTGACAACTTTTTATAAATTACTTGATGAAGGGAAAGATTCGTTATCTATTTTATCAGGACTACTTTCTTATTTCAGAGATCTTATGATTTGTAAAATAAATCCTGAGTCAGAAACACTCATTGCTTATGGGAAATCACTTCCTACCATCATAAAAACGGCTACTGACTTAGATGATGCCTATTTAGACTGGCTTTTTAATGAACTTGAACATATTTACGTAGAAGTAAAAAATTCTGCATCTACTAGAATTACGTTAGAAATTGGACTACTTCGCTTAAGTAGATATGATGCGAATTTAACAATACAACAACTGGAAAAAAGAATTAGCGATCTGGAAAATAAACTTATTTCCGGAAACGACTCTTTTATTTCTAATAAAAAGGCACCTGTAAGTAGTATCCCCCCTAAAGTATCCATAGATATTTCTTTAAATACAACAAAGAAAAAACGTATAGAAAAAAAACTTCCATCAAATAAAGCTCTACATACAGCAAGTATTAAAACAAAAGAAAAAGAATCTACACCTGCATCCATATCAACGACCCCATCACAAGACAAAACCATTCTTCCGCCTACCTCTTACGATAAAATGTGGAAAGATATTTTATCTTGTATTATGAGCATACCAAGAATTGATGTATTTACATGTTTTCAAAAAGGTAAATTAATTTATGTCGGAGGAGCTCGTGCTGTTATTTCTGTCCCTCAAAAATTTCTTGTGTTAGCAGGCAATAATAAATCTTACCAAAAAGTTATTTCTGATGCTTTCCAAAAGGTAACAGGAACTGCTTACACTCCTAAAACAGTTTTAGCAGGTACTACTGAAGAAGACGAGGTTTTATCTCTATTAAATAAAGCTGACTCGGATTCTATGACAGAAGAAATAAAAGAATCCTCACAAGATTCTTATAAAAAAATTGAAATAAGTGATATCCCTGAAAAAGATAGGAATGCCGATGTCCTGGCAGAAGCCTTGAAATTAATGCCTGACTGTGATATATATGAAAAGATTGAATAATAAATAAATTAATAACTTATCATCAATAAGGAGGATATTATGTTTGGTAATAGAGCCCAAATGCAAAGCATGATGAAAAAAGCACGAAAAATGCAAGAAGAGATGAAAAAATTACAAGATGAAATAAAGCAAAAAACAGTAGATGTAACAGTTGGTGGCGGTGCAGTATCTGTTATTATGAATGGTGATAAACAGATTACATCTCTCACAATCTCAAAAGATGCTATTGACCCCAATGATGCTGAAATGTTAGAAGATCTTATCGCTACAGCTGTTAATGAAGCTTCCCGTAAAGTAGATGATATGGTCTCTGAAAATATGAGCAAAGTTACCGGTGGTCTTGGACTTCCAGGCGGCTTATTTTAATGAAAGACGCTATAGAAATTATTGCGGAACAATTTCGTCGATTTCCGGGTATTGGGGTAAAAAGTGCTCGACGTCTTGCTTATTTCCTATTGGAACTTCCGCAAGAAGAAGTGGATTCATTTATTACCACCATTCAATATGCTCGTACCAATAGTTGCTACTGTTCTATTTGCGGTAACTTATCCATGTCTGATCCTTGTCCAATTTGCAATGATGTCTCTCGTGATCTCACTACTATTTGTGTGGTAGAACAACCACAAGATGTACAAGCATTGGAGCGAAGTCAAGAGTATCATGGGCTTTATCATATTCTTCACGGTGCTCTTTCACCTCTTGACGGTATTGGTCCTGAACAATTAAAAATCAAAGAATTACTTCATCGATTAGAAAATTCTACAGTTAAAGAAATTATTGTTGCCACGGATCCTGATACTGAGGGCGAAGCAACAGCTTATTATTTATCCCAACTAATAAAACCTACCGGAATAAAAGTTACTCGTATTGCTCGAGGGCTTCCTGCCGGTGGTGATATTGGTTATGCTGATGGAATAACATTAGCAGGCGCTGTAGAAAATCGTAGAGAAATATAGTTTATGGAGAAAATGATGATACACTCTATTTTTAATTCAGTTATGGGATTTGGTATTACAGGAATTCTTGTTGCTATTATCGGCTTTTGGTTATTCGGTCGATTTGTAAAAGGAATTATCACTAATATTGTATTAGGTGGTGTATTATATTTATTCCTTGACTGGTTTCATATTTGTAAAATGAATTGGTCAGCCATGGATGGTATTATAGTTGCACTAGCCGGAATCCCGGGCACAATTATTCTTGCCATCGCACATTCTTTATTCTAAAAAAGCCTTGATCAAGGCTTTTTTATTGTAAAAACATAAAATAAAAAGACAGGAAACTCCTGTCTTTTTATTTTATACTACTTAATTATCCTTTTAACTTATCAATTAATTTATCTAAAAAGGATTCTTTCCCTTTATATTGTTGAATATTCTCACCTGATACATCCGCGAATTTTACTAAAGCTTCTTTCTCTTCTTTATTTAACTTTTTAGGAACCACTACATGTGTTACTACATATAAATCACCTTTTCGGCTACTTTGAATATGTGGTATACCTTCTCCACGAATACGGAATTTAGTACCATTTTGTGTTCCTGCCGGAATCTTAAGTTCTACTTGTCCTTCTAATGTATTTACTTTAATTACGCTGCCAAGTGCTGCGGTAGCAAAAGATATATCTACACGTCGGTATAAATCGTCTCCATCACGTTCAAACTCGGAATCATTCTTAACAAAAATATATACGTAAAGATCTCCTTTAGGCCCCCCATTAATTCCAGGTTCACCTTCACCGGCCACACGCATTCTAACACCGGTATCTGCTCCTGCAGGAATATTGATTTCAATAGTTTTATTACGTCTGATGATACCGCTACCATGACACGCATGACAATGATTGTTAATAATCTTTCCTTTACCGCTACAGCGTTGACAAGGAATAACATTAACCATCTGCCCAAAAGGACTATTTCTAACTACACGTTGCTGACCAGTACCATGACAATCAGGACATGTATCTACTTGAGAGCCGGGTTCTGCTCCATTACCATGACAATGGTCACAAGTATCTTTCTTAGTTACACTAAATTTCTTAGTAATACCTTTAGCAGCTTCCCTCAAAGTGATTTCCATGTCATAGCGAAGGTCAGCACCTTGTTGAGATCCATTACGACGCTGACGTCCTCCACCAGTAAACATATCAAATATGTCTTCAAATCCACCACTAAAGCCGCCAAATCCACCTTGACCAAATCCACCAAAACCACTAAATCCACCGGCTCCAGAACCGGCACCACCTTTGGAGGCCTGCTGATAAGCATCATGTCCTAACTGATCATACTGAGCTCTTTTATCAGCATCCGATAAGGTTTGATATGCTTCATTTACATCTTTAAACTTTTCTTCGGCAGCTTTAGGATCATCCTTGTTAAGATCCGGATGATATTGACGAGCTTTTTTACGATAAGCCCTCTTTATTTCTGCTTCAGAGGCGCTTCTATCTACGCCTAATATTTGATAATAATCCTGATTACTCATAAAGAATTTATCCTAATTTTACTTATGATTACTTGTTTTCATCTTCATTAACAACTTTGTAGTCAGCGTCTACAACATCTTCTTTCTTTTCTGCCTGTGCAGATTGTGCATCACCTTGTGCCGATTGTCCTTGTTGAGCCTGCTGTGCTTGTTTATATAACTGTTCAGTCAATTCATGAAGAGGTTTTGTTAAAGCTTCTGCATCTGCTTTAATCTTTTCTGTATCATCCGACTTCATAGTTTCTTTCAATGTAGTGATAGCATCATTAACTTCTTTAACTTTAGCCGCATCTGCCTTATCACCTAAGTCTTTGATTGTTTTTTCTGCTTGATAAATTAATGCTTCTGCATTATTACGTGCAGTAATAGCTTCTTTACGCTTCTTATCTTCTTCTTCATGTGCCTTAGCATCATCCTGCATACGTTTAATTTCTTCATCAGTAAGTCCGGAAGAAGATTTAATGTCAATCTTCTGCTCTTTACCGGTTCCTAAGTCTTTAGCAGAAACATGAACAATACCATTAGCATCTATATCAAAAGTAACTTGAATCTGTGGAACACCTCTTGGTGCCGGAGGAATATCTGATAATTCAAATCTTCCTAATGTTTTATTATCCGCTGCCATAGAACGTTCCCCTTGAAGAACATGAATATCTACAGACGGTTGATTATCACTGGCAGTAGAGAAAATCTGAGATTTAGAAGTTGGTATGGTAGTATTTCTCTTAATCATAGTAGTAAATACTCCACCTAAAGTTTCAATTCCCAAAGACAATGGTGTTACATCAAGCAGAAGAACATCTTTTACTTCTCCTTTTAATACACCGGCTTGAACTGCTGCACCTACAGCAACAGATTCATCAGGATTGATTCCCTTGTTCGGTTCTTTACCAAACTTGTTTTTGATTAATGTTTGTACGGCAGGAATACGAGAAGAGCCACCAACTAATAAAATCTTTTCAATATCTGCATTCGTTACACCGGCATCACGCATAGCTATATCAATAGGATCTACTGTCGCCTGCACAAGATCTGCTGTAATGCGGTCAAATTCTGCACGAGAAAGACTTGCATCAAAATGTACCGGGGCACCATCTGCATCTGCTGTAATAAATGGTAAATTAATATCAGTAGAAAGAACGCCGGACAATTCAATCTTAGCTTTTTCAGCTGCTTCCTTCAAACGCTGGTCAGTTCTAGAATCTCTATTTAACGCAAAACCATTCTGTTTCTTGAAAGTATCTGCAATCCAATCCATGATACGAGCATCGAAATCATCACCACCCAAGTGTCCATTACCATTAGATGCTTCTACTTCAAATACGCCGTCTGCCAGGTTAAGAATAGAAACATCAAATGTACCCCCACCGAGGTCATATACCAATACGCGATGTTCTCCTGCCCCCATCTTATCAAGACCATAAGAAAGTGCAGAAGCTGTCGGTTCATTAATAATACGAAGTACATTTAATCC
It contains:
- the murB gene encoding UDP-N-acetylmuramate dehydrogenase, with amino-acid sequence MNFNLFKNILNTNQIKLSEPMSRHTTLGIGGPADCLVLPNTREELSQVVHILSKEKIPFIVIGGGANLLVRDKGIRGVVLVTSRMQQVNKVDNTLIVEAGVSTIRTAAIALQYGLSGLEFASGIPGTIGGAAYMNAGAYGGEMSQVVTGITSCDREGIFHRYEGDEIRYAYRHSAFMDNHEIIIEVSISLQPATTTSIKMKMDDFNTRRRNKQPLDAKSAGSTFKRPEGHYVGHMIESLGLKGFSVGDASVSTKHAGFLINKGKASCKDMLHLIEEIQYRVKERYNVDIETEVRIIGEQ
- the rbsB gene encoding ribose ABC transporter substrate-binding protein RbsB, whose protein sequence is MIGAALLSVAGCGSSDDKAASSDKKVIIGFSVSTQNNPFFVKMADSVKAEAAKQGVEVKIVDAQNDPAKQANDISDLIQQHVDVLIVNPVDSAAVGNSVISANEAKIPVITVDRSSDSGDVATHIASNNIKGGEMAADFLVQKLGEGAEVAELEGIPGASATRERGEGFHNIADNKLKVLAKQSADFDRSKGLTVAENMIQANAGIKAIFAHNDEMALGAISAAKSANKNIMIVGFDGTEDGMKAVEDGDLVATIAQQPDKMGEMGVDAAVKLAKGESVEKNIAIDLKLVQKQ
- a CDS encoding ABC transporter permease, whose product is MSSEKFKNLAREMGPFIGLVILFIVLAVLNNDFINPANIKNLLRQVSINALIAFGMTFVILTGGIDLSVGSILALSSVFMASAITNGMNPEVAVLLSVVAGVGLGLVNGIIIAYGKVVPFIATLATMTVYRGATLVFTNGNPISGLTTDAVFKAIGQGYLLDIPVPAIIMLFTFGILYLVLGKTPLGRQTYAVGGNEKVSFISGIKINRVKIFAYALSGCLCALAGVILTSRLNSAQPTAGVGYELDAIAAVVLGGTSMSGGKGSVSGTLIGALIIATLNNGLNILNVSSFYQQVVKGIVILLAVLMDRKKS
- a CDS encoding sugar ABC transporter ATP-binding protein, encoding MDIILKEITKSFGQNKVLCGVNFHLRTGEIHALMGENGAGKSTMMNILTGLLKADTGSILVDGKEMVFKNNLEAEKHGIAFIHQELNIWQNLSVLENLFMMNQPKTALGFVDFKKMKEIALNKCNEVGISLPLDEIAGNCSVGQQQMVEIIRALLSDAKVVIMDEPTAALTERETDCLFEVMGKLKKQGVSIIYISHRMEEVFANCDMITVMRDGQTISTRPTQETTMEQIVMDMVGRTMSEFYPKRTAVPGEEIFRVENFTREGVFNDISFSLRKGEILGVAGLMGAGRTEIMRSIFGVDEHQSGKIFWMDKEIQIKKPKDAIAYGFGFVTENRKTEGLILDFSIAKNIALSSDSRLASRGWIDDKKEFEFSSRLSKALGVKAQDIRLPAGTLSGGNQQKVVIAKWLGMKPRLVILDEPTRGIDVGAKKDIYDLMNRLTEQGVSIIMVSSELPEIIGMSDRIMVIHEGSVAGIIDGQDATQERVITLATGGM
- the rbsD gene encoding D-ribose pyranase — protein: MQKIGILNSHIAKVLSDLGHTDQITIGDCGLPVPDNVLKIDLALTLGKPEFIEVVKEVAKYMQVERIYVAKEMEIQNPTQWKALHSVFPVTEVEWVVLSEHEEFKKMTKQSKAIIRTGEITPFSNVIFESGVIF
- the rbsK gene encoding ribokinase, translating into MHIAVIGSCNVDITVEASRRPHAGETIIGNKLLVSPGGKGANQAVAAARLGAKVYMVGCVGDDAYGQMMIESLHENRVDTTYVITKKGVSTGTAHITLAEGDNSIIVLKGANDLVGIEEIDRAWSIISTAEIVLLQYEIPMDTIAYVIKKCKEQGIKVLLNPAPFTETPREWMQSVAYITPNEHEAKLLFEGQTRDEILAMYPDKMIMTIGAEGVAYNQQGNHTVIIPGIKVPVVDTTGAGDTFNGAFAVSITEGLPIKEAIAFANAAAAYSVQKIGAQGGMPLREELEDMLLCKK